AATTTCAGGATTATTCAGATGAACATGATGTGTACCAGGCACAAAGTGACATTCAAAGTTCTTATTGTTTTTCTCGAGTAACTCCCTCATCTCGACAGAAAACGCATCAGTTGCATAAGGTGAGTCAATTGCCTTTACATATAATGTAGGGCATATTAATCGTTTAGCTACACCTTCTACAAACTTCTTATCTTCCGGAGTAAACAATATGTGTTTCAATCTAGCATCTCTagagaaataaaatttatttgggTCTGCACTTGAAGGTTTTAGACCTCTAGTCATTAAGTACTGTACACTTTCCAAAGCGACGGATTTTTTCGTGCCCATatgccaaatattttttatttcttctgGTGTATAGCTAGGTGGCTCCATCCCCAATCGTTGTTGGTCTGCTTCAACTTTCTTTATGATGATGGGATATCTCTCTATGACTGCGTCTAAGTCATAGTCGTCCGCGATTAAGCTGTCAATCGCAACATAAAAGTCGACGTCATTTGGGAATAGGCTAGCAAATCTCATACTAGCAATGGAGCCCATAGAGTGCGCCAGCAGTGAAACCTTGTCCCACTTGAAATGATTCTTCAATACGTATATGAGCCTTGGTAGTTCCCAAGGGTAGTAGTGAAcacctgaaaaataatttggTTGTTAGTGCTGTTATAGATACGAGTAGAGTGTAGAATAGGTTCTGTCCAAGATCCGTTAGAAAACAAATCGTAAAAATCTTAACTATAATTTGACATGGTTCTATCGGTGCACATAATATTTATGTCATTTTGTTGAATGTGTAAACATTGGGCATACAAACAGCTCATGCGAATATGAATAGGTCTAACCGGGAGGAATGTGATAAGATAATCCGTGTCCAGGGAAGTCTATCGCCAGGATCGGACGTTCCGAGTTCAACATGGGGATCAGCGGGTCCCACGTGCCCGCGTTGTCCTGCCACCCGTGCAACGCGAGTATAGGCCGGCTGTTGTTGTCTTTACCCTTCCATAGTTTTGCAGCTAATGGCCCGGCACTTAGTGGGATTTTTATCTCTTCAAATGGGGCCTGAAACATGCGCATAATTGTAAAAAAGACGGTTTCAGTTGTGTAGTggtttg
The Cydia splendana chromosome 8, ilCydSple1.2, whole genome shotgun sequence genome window above contains:
- the LOC134792828 gene encoding probable serine hydrolase: MAKRLLLNLILNPSVQKIKPIRPLGSIYHRKLSTKEAPFEEIKIPLSAGPLAAKLWKGKDNNSRPILALHGWQDNAGTWDPLIPMLNSERPILAIDFPGHGLSYHIPPGVHYYPWELPRLIYVLKNHFKWDKVSLLAHSMGSIASMRFASLFPNDVDFYVAIDSLIADDYDLDAVIERYPIIIKKVEADQQRLGMEPPSYTPEEIKNIWHMGTKKSVALESVQYLMTRGLKPSSADPNKFYFSRDARLKHILFTPEDKKFVEGVAKRLICPTLYVKAIDSPYATDAFSVEMRELLEKNNKNFECHFVPGTHHVHLNNPEIIAPLIQQFLQKHNLK